In a single window of the Tachyglossus aculeatus isolate mTacAcu1 chromosome 14, mTacAcu1.pri, whole genome shotgun sequence genome:
- the FOXRED2 gene encoding FAD-dependent oxidoreductase domain-containing protein 2 isoform X1 encodes MSPEEPREVLVLLAGLCLATLGPSEAAPGPRHDYCVLGAGPAGLQGAYFLERAGRDYVVFERAGAPGSFFTLYPRHRKLISINKRHTGSKNSEFNLRHDWNSLLSHDRRLLFRHYSRDYFPDAGDLVRYLGDFAERLGLRVMYDTAIAHVALEKDQQAWNGHFFVLTDQRGQRYRCSVLLVATGVSVPNQIDFPGSEHVEGYETVSVDPEDFAGQNVLILGRGNSAFETAENILGATNFIHMVSRSRVRLSWATHYVGDLRAVNNGLLDTYQLKSLDGLLEADLEDLAIVKDQKGKLRVTLQLFLEKANLSDPAQAVPLPQDEVDNFAIRVPYDRVIRCLGWNFDFSVFSKSLRLTPGTGHRKKYPVIKASYESRGTRGLFVLGAASHSVDFRKSAGGFIHGFRYTARAVHRLLEYRHHGVLWPSPGYPITQLTNSILRRVNEASGLYQMFGVLADVILLKGNATGFEYLEEFPVGMLAELEAHTGREARHGLFVVAMEYGRNFSGPDKDVFYYNRAVGDVEDAWQSNFLHPVIYYYQRLPTEKEMRLRPQDWSLPRPAAIHHIVEDFLTDWTAPNAHVLPLRRFLENCLDTDLRSFYAAGLDAGVEPPNGAIFAAGEKSVGIIWNGRDLTGNGCVHWPGRGAPKIGNLDRDRPMGTLHCPGRKPNRSNDLLLVPQAQLPNPGYRTNFLKLKRGGIFAEWIRRGEWKEGEMISSVPSWDLVRKHNYSGDEKRRRSQQHHQPLFSG; translated from the exons ATGAGCCCCGAGGAGCCCCGGGAGGTCCTCGTCCTGCTGGCGGGCCTGTGCCTGGCGACGCTCGGCCCCTCGgaggccgcccccggcccccggcacgACTACTGCGTCCTCGGCGCCGGGCCGGCCGGCTTGCAGGGAGCCTACTTCCTGGAGCGGGCCGGGAGGGACTACGTGGTCTTCGAGCGGGCCGGGGCCCCCGGCAGCTTCTTCACCCTGTACCCGCGCCACCGGAAGCTCATCAGCATCAACAAGCGGCACACGGGCAGCAAAAACAGCGAGTTCAACCTCCGCCACGACTGGAACTCCCTGCTCAGCCACGACCGCCGGCTGCTGTTCCGACACTACTCCCGCGACTACTTCCCCGACGCCGGCGACCTGGTGCGCTACCTGGGAGACTTTGCGGAGCGGCTGGGCCTCCGGGTGATGTACGACACCGCCATCGCCCACGTTGCCCTGGAGAAGGACCAGCAGGCCTGGAATGGCCATTTCTTCGTCCTGACCGACCAGCGGGGCCAGCGATACcggtgcag CGTGCTCCTGGTGGCCACCGGCGTATCGGTCCCCAACCAGATCGACTTCCCCGGCTCCGAACACGTGGAGGGCTACGAGACGGTGTCCGTGGACCCAGAGGACTTTGCGGGCCAGAACGTGCTCATCCTGGGCCGAGGGAACTCGGCCTTCGAGACGGCGGAGAACATCCTGGGGGCCACCAACTTCATCCACATGGTGAGCCGTTCCCGGGTCCGCCTCTCCTGGGCCACCCACTACGTCGGAGACCTGAG GGCGGTCAACAACGGCCTGCTAGACACCTACCAGCTGAAATCGCTGGACGGGCTCCTGGAGGCCGACCTGGAGGACCTGGCCATCGTCAAGGACCAGAAGGGGAAGTTGCGCGTCACGCTCCAGCTCTTCCTGGAGAAAGCCAACCTGAGCGACCCCGCCCAGGCCGTCCCCCTCCCGCAGGACGAGGTGGACAACTTCGCCATCCGGGTCCCCTACGATCGGGTCATCCGCTGCTTGGGCTGGAACTTCGACTTCTCCGTCTTCAGCAA GTCCCTCAGACTAACCCCGGGAACAGGGCACAGGAAGAAATACCCAGTGATCAAAGCGAGCTATGAGTCCAGGGGAACCCGGGGGCTCTTCGTCTTGGGGGCCGCCAGCCACTCCGTGGATTTCCGGAAATCCGCCGGCGGGTTCATCCATGGATTCCGCTACACAG CCCGGGCCGTCCACCGGCTACTAGAGTACCGCCATCATGGAGTCCTCTGGCCTTCCCCGGGCTACCCCATCACCCAGCTGACCAACTCCATCCTCCGGAGGGTGAATGAGGCCTCGGGCCTCTACCAGATGTTCGGCGTGCTGGCGGACGTCATCCTACTGAAGGG GAACGCCACCGGGTTCGAGTACCTGGAAGAGTTCCCCGTGGGAATGCTGGCCGAGCTGGAAGCGCACACCGGGAGGGAGGCGCGGCACGGGCTGTTCGTCGTCGCCATGGAGTACGGCAGGAACTTCTCCGGGCCCGACAAGGACGTCTTCTATTACAACCGGGCGGTGGGGGATGTGGAGGACGCCTGGCAGTCCAACTTCCTGCATCCCGTCATCTACTATTACCAGCGCCTCCCAACTG AGAAGGAGATGAGGCTGCGTCCCCAGGACTGGTCCCTCCCACGGCCGGCGGCCATCCATCACATTGTGGAGGATTTCCTCACCGACTGGACCGCCCCGaacgcccacgtcctccccctcagGCGCTTCCTGGAGAACTGTTTGGACACCGATTTGCGCAGCTTCTACGCAG CCGGTCTTGATGCGGGTGTCGAACCACCTAACGGTGCCATCTTCGCCGCGGGAGAGAAAAGTGTAGGGATCATTTGGAACGGTCGTGACCTCACAG GGAATGGTTGCGTCCATTGGCCCGGCCGGGGAGCGCCGAAGATCGGGAATCTGGATCGGGACAGACCGATGGGCACTCTCCACTGCCCCGGCAGAAAACCCAACCGCTCCAACGATCTCCTCCTCGTTCCCCAAGCTCAGCTCCCTAATCCCGGCTACAGGACAAACTTTCTGAAACTCAAACGGGGAGGGATTTTTGCGGAGTGGATCAGAAGAGgcgagtggaaggaaggggagatgatTAGCTCAGTCCCTTCCTGGGATCTGGTCAGGAAGCATAATTACTCAGGCGATGAAAAGAGGCGCCGGAGTCAGCAACATCATCAGCCTCTATTCAGCGGCTGA
- the FOXRED2 gene encoding FAD-dependent oxidoreductase domain-containing protein 2 isoform X3, with product MSPEEPREVLVLLAGLCLATLGPSEAAPGPRHDYCVLGAGPAGLQGAYFLERAGRDYVVFERAGAPGSFFTLYPRHRKLISINKRHTGSKNSEFNLRHDWNSLLSHDRRLLFRHYSRDYFPDAGDLVRYLGDFAERLGLRVMYDTAIAHVALEKDQQAWNGHFFVLTDQRGQRYRCSVLLVATGVSVPNQIDFPGSEHVEGYETVSVDPEDFAGQNVLILGRGNSAFETAENILGATNFIHMVSRSRVRLSWATHYVGDLRAVNNGLLDTYQLKSLDGLLEADLEDLAIVKDQKGKLRVTLQLFLEKANLSDPAQAVPLPQDEVDNFAIRVPYDRVIRCLGWNFDFSVFSKSLRLTPGTGHRKKYPVIKASYESRGTRGLFVLGAASHSVDFRKSAGGFIHGFRYTARAVHRLLEYRHHGVLWPSPGYPITQLTNSILRRVNEASGLYQMFGVLADVILLKGNATGFEYLEEFPVGMLAELEAHTGREARHGLFVVAMEYGRNFSGPDKDVFYYNRAVGDVEDAWQSNFLHPVIYYYQRLPTEKEMRLRPQDWSLPRPAAIHHIVEDFLTDWTAPNAHVLPLRRFLENCLDTDLRSFYAESCFLFALTRRKLPPFCQRGYLRMQGLVGNERLRRHAVESGLLPDLATPDQPPAGGSQWFPDPGPAGPKAPSPPPPSLASTKEEL from the exons ATGAGCCCCGAGGAGCCCCGGGAGGTCCTCGTCCTGCTGGCGGGCCTGTGCCTGGCGACGCTCGGCCCCTCGgaggccgcccccggcccccggcacgACTACTGCGTCCTCGGCGCCGGGCCGGCCGGCTTGCAGGGAGCCTACTTCCTGGAGCGGGCCGGGAGGGACTACGTGGTCTTCGAGCGGGCCGGGGCCCCCGGCAGCTTCTTCACCCTGTACCCGCGCCACCGGAAGCTCATCAGCATCAACAAGCGGCACACGGGCAGCAAAAACAGCGAGTTCAACCTCCGCCACGACTGGAACTCCCTGCTCAGCCACGACCGCCGGCTGCTGTTCCGACACTACTCCCGCGACTACTTCCCCGACGCCGGCGACCTGGTGCGCTACCTGGGAGACTTTGCGGAGCGGCTGGGCCTCCGGGTGATGTACGACACCGCCATCGCCCACGTTGCCCTGGAGAAGGACCAGCAGGCCTGGAATGGCCATTTCTTCGTCCTGACCGACCAGCGGGGCCAGCGATACcggtgcag CGTGCTCCTGGTGGCCACCGGCGTATCGGTCCCCAACCAGATCGACTTCCCCGGCTCCGAACACGTGGAGGGCTACGAGACGGTGTCCGTGGACCCAGAGGACTTTGCGGGCCAGAACGTGCTCATCCTGGGCCGAGGGAACTCGGCCTTCGAGACGGCGGAGAACATCCTGGGGGCCACCAACTTCATCCACATGGTGAGCCGTTCCCGGGTCCGCCTCTCCTGGGCCACCCACTACGTCGGAGACCTGAG GGCGGTCAACAACGGCCTGCTAGACACCTACCAGCTGAAATCGCTGGACGGGCTCCTGGAGGCCGACCTGGAGGACCTGGCCATCGTCAAGGACCAGAAGGGGAAGTTGCGCGTCACGCTCCAGCTCTTCCTGGAGAAAGCCAACCTGAGCGACCCCGCCCAGGCCGTCCCCCTCCCGCAGGACGAGGTGGACAACTTCGCCATCCGGGTCCCCTACGATCGGGTCATCCGCTGCTTGGGCTGGAACTTCGACTTCTCCGTCTTCAGCAA GTCCCTCAGACTAACCCCGGGAACAGGGCACAGGAAGAAATACCCAGTGATCAAAGCGAGCTATGAGTCCAGGGGAACCCGGGGGCTCTTCGTCTTGGGGGCCGCCAGCCACTCCGTGGATTTCCGGAAATCCGCCGGCGGGTTCATCCATGGATTCCGCTACACAG CCCGGGCCGTCCACCGGCTACTAGAGTACCGCCATCATGGAGTCCTCTGGCCTTCCCCGGGCTACCCCATCACCCAGCTGACCAACTCCATCCTCCGGAGGGTGAATGAGGCCTCGGGCCTCTACCAGATGTTCGGCGTGCTGGCGGACGTCATCCTACTGAAGGG GAACGCCACCGGGTTCGAGTACCTGGAAGAGTTCCCCGTGGGAATGCTGGCCGAGCTGGAAGCGCACACCGGGAGGGAGGCGCGGCACGGGCTGTTCGTCGTCGCCATGGAGTACGGCAGGAACTTCTCCGGGCCCGACAAGGACGTCTTCTATTACAACCGGGCGGTGGGGGATGTGGAGGACGCCTGGCAGTCCAACTTCCTGCATCCCGTCATCTACTATTACCAGCGCCTCCCAACTG AGAAGGAGATGAGGCTGCGTCCCCAGGACTGGTCCCTCCCACGGCCGGCGGCCATCCATCACATTGTGGAGGATTTCCTCACCGACTGGACCGCCCCGaacgcccacgtcctccccctcagGCGCTTCCTGGAGAACTGTTTGGACACCGATTTGCGCAGCTTCTACGCAG aaTCCTGTTTCCTGTTTGCCCTGACGCGGCGGAAGCTGCCGCCCTTCTGCCAGCGGGGTTACCTGCGGATGCAGGGGCTCGTCGGTAACGAGAGGCTGCGTCGCCACGCGGTGGAGAGCGGGCTGCTGCCGGACTTGGCCACCCCCGACCAGCCGCCCGCCGGCGGGAGCCAGTGGTTCCCTGATCCCGGACCAGCGGGTCCCAAGGCCCCGagccccccgccgccctccctcGCCAGCACGAAGGAGGAGCTCTGA
- the FOXRED2 gene encoding FAD-dependent oxidoreductase domain-containing protein 2 isoform X2 — MSPEEPREVLVLLAGLCLATLGPSEAAPGPRHDYCVLGAGPAGLQGAYFLERAGRDYVVFERAGAPGSFFTLYPRHRKLISINKRHTGSKNSEFNLRHDWNSLLSHDRRLLFRHYSRDYFPDAGDLVRYLGDFAERLGLRVMYDTAIAHVALEKDQQAWNGHFFVLTDQRGQRYRCSVLLVATGVSVPNQIDFPGSEHVEGYETVSVDPEDFAGQNVLILGRGNSAFETAENILGATNFIHMVSRSRVRLSWATHYVGDLRAVNNGLLDTYQLKSLDGLLEADLEDLAIVKDQKGKLRVTLQLFLEKANLSDPAQAVPLPQDEVDNFAIRVPYDRVIRCLGWNFDFSVFSKSLRLTPGTGHRKKYPVIKASYESRGTRGLFVLGAASHSVDFRKSAGGFIHGFRYTARAVHRLLEYRHHGVLWPSPGYPITQLTNSILRRVNEASGLYQMFGVLADVILLKGNATGFEYLEEFPVGMLAELEAHTGREARHGLFVVAMEYGRNFSGPDKDVFYYNRAVGDVEDAWQSNFLHPVIYYYQRLPTEKEMRLRPQDWSLPRPAAIHHIVEDFLTDWTAPNAHVLPLRRFLENCLDTDLRSFYAGNGCVHWPGRGAPKIGNLDRDRPMGTLHCPGRKPNRSNDLLLVPQAQLPNPGYRTNFLKLKRGGIFAEWIRRGEWKEGEMISSVPSWDLVRKHNYSGDEKRRRSQQHHQPLFSG; from the exons ATGAGCCCCGAGGAGCCCCGGGAGGTCCTCGTCCTGCTGGCGGGCCTGTGCCTGGCGACGCTCGGCCCCTCGgaggccgcccccggcccccggcacgACTACTGCGTCCTCGGCGCCGGGCCGGCCGGCTTGCAGGGAGCCTACTTCCTGGAGCGGGCCGGGAGGGACTACGTGGTCTTCGAGCGGGCCGGGGCCCCCGGCAGCTTCTTCACCCTGTACCCGCGCCACCGGAAGCTCATCAGCATCAACAAGCGGCACACGGGCAGCAAAAACAGCGAGTTCAACCTCCGCCACGACTGGAACTCCCTGCTCAGCCACGACCGCCGGCTGCTGTTCCGACACTACTCCCGCGACTACTTCCCCGACGCCGGCGACCTGGTGCGCTACCTGGGAGACTTTGCGGAGCGGCTGGGCCTCCGGGTGATGTACGACACCGCCATCGCCCACGTTGCCCTGGAGAAGGACCAGCAGGCCTGGAATGGCCATTTCTTCGTCCTGACCGACCAGCGGGGCCAGCGATACcggtgcag CGTGCTCCTGGTGGCCACCGGCGTATCGGTCCCCAACCAGATCGACTTCCCCGGCTCCGAACACGTGGAGGGCTACGAGACGGTGTCCGTGGACCCAGAGGACTTTGCGGGCCAGAACGTGCTCATCCTGGGCCGAGGGAACTCGGCCTTCGAGACGGCGGAGAACATCCTGGGGGCCACCAACTTCATCCACATGGTGAGCCGTTCCCGGGTCCGCCTCTCCTGGGCCACCCACTACGTCGGAGACCTGAG GGCGGTCAACAACGGCCTGCTAGACACCTACCAGCTGAAATCGCTGGACGGGCTCCTGGAGGCCGACCTGGAGGACCTGGCCATCGTCAAGGACCAGAAGGGGAAGTTGCGCGTCACGCTCCAGCTCTTCCTGGAGAAAGCCAACCTGAGCGACCCCGCCCAGGCCGTCCCCCTCCCGCAGGACGAGGTGGACAACTTCGCCATCCGGGTCCCCTACGATCGGGTCATCCGCTGCTTGGGCTGGAACTTCGACTTCTCCGTCTTCAGCAA GTCCCTCAGACTAACCCCGGGAACAGGGCACAGGAAGAAATACCCAGTGATCAAAGCGAGCTATGAGTCCAGGGGAACCCGGGGGCTCTTCGTCTTGGGGGCCGCCAGCCACTCCGTGGATTTCCGGAAATCCGCCGGCGGGTTCATCCATGGATTCCGCTACACAG CCCGGGCCGTCCACCGGCTACTAGAGTACCGCCATCATGGAGTCCTCTGGCCTTCCCCGGGCTACCCCATCACCCAGCTGACCAACTCCATCCTCCGGAGGGTGAATGAGGCCTCGGGCCTCTACCAGATGTTCGGCGTGCTGGCGGACGTCATCCTACTGAAGGG GAACGCCACCGGGTTCGAGTACCTGGAAGAGTTCCCCGTGGGAATGCTGGCCGAGCTGGAAGCGCACACCGGGAGGGAGGCGCGGCACGGGCTGTTCGTCGTCGCCATGGAGTACGGCAGGAACTTCTCCGGGCCCGACAAGGACGTCTTCTATTACAACCGGGCGGTGGGGGATGTGGAGGACGCCTGGCAGTCCAACTTCCTGCATCCCGTCATCTACTATTACCAGCGCCTCCCAACTG AGAAGGAGATGAGGCTGCGTCCCCAGGACTGGTCCCTCCCACGGCCGGCGGCCATCCATCACATTGTGGAGGATTTCCTCACCGACTGGACCGCCCCGaacgcccacgtcctccccctcagGCGCTTCCTGGAGAACTGTTTGGACACCGATTTGCGCAGCTTCTACGCAG GGAATGGTTGCGTCCATTGGCCCGGCCGGGGAGCGCCGAAGATCGGGAATCTGGATCGGGACAGACCGATGGGCACTCTCCACTGCCCCGGCAGAAAACCCAACCGCTCCAACGATCTCCTCCTCGTTCCCCAAGCTCAGCTCCCTAATCCCGGCTACAGGACAAACTTTCTGAAACTCAAACGGGGAGGGATTTTTGCGGAGTGGATCAGAAGAGgcgagtggaaggaaggggagatgatTAGCTCAGTCCCTTCCTGGGATCTGGTCAGGAAGCATAATTACTCAGGCGATGAAAAGAGGCGCCGGAGTCAGCAACATCATCAGCCTCTATTCAGCGGCTGA
- the FOXRED2 gene encoding FAD-dependent oxidoreductase domain-containing protein 2 isoform X4 encodes MSPEEPREVLVLLAGLCLATLGPSEAAPGPRHDYCVLGAGPAGLQGAYFLERAGRDYVVFERAGAPGSFFTLYPRHRKLISINKRHTGSKNSEFNLRHDWNSLLSHDRRLLFRHYSRDYFPDAGDLVRYLGDFAERLGLRVMYDTAIAHVALEKDQQAWNGHFFVLTDQRGQRYRCSVLLVATGVSVPNQIDFPGSEHVEGYETVSVDPEDFAGQNVLILGRGNSAFETAENILGATNFIHMVSRSRVRLSWATHYVGDLRAVNNGLLDTYQLKSLDGLLEADLEDLAIVKDQKGKLRVTLQLFLEKANLSDPAQAVPLPQDEVDNFAIRVPYDRVIRCLGWNFDFSVFSKSLRLTPGTGHRKKYPVIKASYESRGTRGLFVLGAASHSVDFRKSAGGFIHGFRYTARAVHRLLEYRHHGVLWPSPGYPITQLTNSILRRVNEASGLYQMFGVLADVILLKGNATGFEYLEEFPVGMLAELEAHTGREARHGLFVVAMEYGRNFSGPDKDVFYYNRAVGDVEDAWQSNFLHPVIYYYQRLPTDEGTEAQRS; translated from the exons ATGAGCCCCGAGGAGCCCCGGGAGGTCCTCGTCCTGCTGGCGGGCCTGTGCCTGGCGACGCTCGGCCCCTCGgaggccgcccccggcccccggcacgACTACTGCGTCCTCGGCGCCGGGCCGGCCGGCTTGCAGGGAGCCTACTTCCTGGAGCGGGCCGGGAGGGACTACGTGGTCTTCGAGCGGGCCGGGGCCCCCGGCAGCTTCTTCACCCTGTACCCGCGCCACCGGAAGCTCATCAGCATCAACAAGCGGCACACGGGCAGCAAAAACAGCGAGTTCAACCTCCGCCACGACTGGAACTCCCTGCTCAGCCACGACCGCCGGCTGCTGTTCCGACACTACTCCCGCGACTACTTCCCCGACGCCGGCGACCTGGTGCGCTACCTGGGAGACTTTGCGGAGCGGCTGGGCCTCCGGGTGATGTACGACACCGCCATCGCCCACGTTGCCCTGGAGAAGGACCAGCAGGCCTGGAATGGCCATTTCTTCGTCCTGACCGACCAGCGGGGCCAGCGATACcggtgcag CGTGCTCCTGGTGGCCACCGGCGTATCGGTCCCCAACCAGATCGACTTCCCCGGCTCCGAACACGTGGAGGGCTACGAGACGGTGTCCGTGGACCCAGAGGACTTTGCGGGCCAGAACGTGCTCATCCTGGGCCGAGGGAACTCGGCCTTCGAGACGGCGGAGAACATCCTGGGGGCCACCAACTTCATCCACATGGTGAGCCGTTCCCGGGTCCGCCTCTCCTGGGCCACCCACTACGTCGGAGACCTGAG GGCGGTCAACAACGGCCTGCTAGACACCTACCAGCTGAAATCGCTGGACGGGCTCCTGGAGGCCGACCTGGAGGACCTGGCCATCGTCAAGGACCAGAAGGGGAAGTTGCGCGTCACGCTCCAGCTCTTCCTGGAGAAAGCCAACCTGAGCGACCCCGCCCAGGCCGTCCCCCTCCCGCAGGACGAGGTGGACAACTTCGCCATCCGGGTCCCCTACGATCGGGTCATCCGCTGCTTGGGCTGGAACTTCGACTTCTCCGTCTTCAGCAA GTCCCTCAGACTAACCCCGGGAACAGGGCACAGGAAGAAATACCCAGTGATCAAAGCGAGCTATGAGTCCAGGGGAACCCGGGGGCTCTTCGTCTTGGGGGCCGCCAGCCACTCCGTGGATTTCCGGAAATCCGCCGGCGGGTTCATCCATGGATTCCGCTACACAG CCCGGGCCGTCCACCGGCTACTAGAGTACCGCCATCATGGAGTCCTCTGGCCTTCCCCGGGCTACCCCATCACCCAGCTGACCAACTCCATCCTCCGGAGGGTGAATGAGGCCTCGGGCCTCTACCAGATGTTCGGCGTGCTGGCGGACGTCATCCTACTGAAGGG GAACGCCACCGGGTTCGAGTACCTGGAAGAGTTCCCCGTGGGAATGCTGGCCGAGCTGGAAGCGCACACCGGGAGGGAGGCGCGGCACGGGCTGTTCGTCGTCGCCATGGAGTACGGCAGGAACTTCTCCGGGCCCGACAAGGACGTCTTCTATTACAACCGGGCGGTGGGGGATGTGGAGGACGCCTGGCAGTCCAACTTCCTGCATCCCGTCATCTACTATTACCAGCGCCTCCCAACTG atgagggaactgaagcacagagaagttaa